In one window of Pseudomonas sp. IAC-BECa141 DNA:
- the pqqC gene encoding pyrroloquinoline-quinone synthase PqqC, whose protein sequence is MTDTPMSPAEFEAALRAKGAYYHIHHPYHVAMYEGRATREQIQGWVANRFYYQVNIPLKDAAILANCPDREIRREWIQRLLDHDGAPGEDGGIEAWLRLGQAVGLDPAQLRSQELVLPGVRFAVDAYVNFARRASWQEAASSSLTELFAPQIHQSRLDSWPQHYPWIDPAGYEYFRTRLGQARRDVEHGLAITLEHYKTREGQERMLEILQFKLDILWSMLDAMSMAYELNRPPYHSVTDQRVWHKGIAL, encoded by the coding sequence ATGACTGACACTCCAATGTCCCCCGCCGAATTCGAAGCGGCCCTGCGCGCCAAGGGCGCCTATTACCACATTCATCACCCGTATCACGTGGCGATGTATGAAGGCCGCGCCACCCGTGAGCAGATCCAGGGTTGGGTCGCCAACCGCTTCTACTATCAGGTGAACATTCCCCTGAAAGACGCAGCGATCCTCGCCAACTGCCCGGATCGCGAGATCCGCCGCGAGTGGATCCAGCGGCTGCTCGACCACGACGGCGCTCCCGGTGAAGACGGCGGCATCGAAGCCTGGCTGCGACTGGGCCAGGCCGTCGGTCTCGATCCGGCTCAATTGCGCTCCCAGGAACTGGTGCTGCCCGGCGTTCGGTTCGCCGTCGATGCCTACGTCAACTTCGCCCGCCGTGCCAGTTGGCAGGAAGCCGCCAGCAGCTCGTTGACCGAACTGTTCGCGCCGCAGATTCACCAGTCGCGGCTCGACAGCTGGCCGCAGCATTACCCGTGGATCGACCCGGCCGGCTACGAATATTTCCGCACCCGTCTCGGTCAGGCCCGACGCGATGTCGAGCATGGTCTGGCGATCACGCTGGAGCACTACAAGACTCGCGAAGGCCAGGAACGCATGCTGGAAATTCTCCAGTTCAAACTGGACATCCTTTGGAGCATGCTCGATGCCATGAGCATGGCCTACGAACTGAACCGCCCGCCGTATCACAGCGTCACCGATCAACGGGTCTGGCATAAAGGAATCGCCTTATGA
- the pqqD gene encoding pyrroloquinoline quinone biosynthesis peptide chaperone PqqD — translation MSFDRSKTPNWRPGYRFQYEPAQKGHVLLYPEGMIKLNESAALIGGLIDGERDVAAIIAELDKQFPGVPELGDDIEQFMEVARAQHWIELA, via the coding sequence ATGAGTTTCGACCGCAGCAAGACCCCGAACTGGCGTCCCGGCTACCGTTTCCAGTACGAACCGGCCCAGAAAGGCCATGTGCTGCTGTACCCGGAGGGCATGATCAAGCTCAACGAAAGTGCCGCGCTGATCGGCGGCCTGATCGACGGTGAGCGGGATGTCGCGGCGATCATCGCCGAACTCGACAAACAGTTTCCCGGCGTACCCGAGCTCGGTGACGACATCGAGCAATTCATGGAGGTTGCCCGTGCGCAGCACTGGATCGAACTTGCCTGA